Genomic window (Dyadobacter fanqingshengii):
GGCGATATGCCCACCAAAAGCGCGGGTGCGGCCAGGCGTACGATCACTGCTTTCAGGTCTTCCCGCTCCAAATCAAAATTCGACATTGCGTTTTTATCCAGCACAGCGCTATCCGGTCCTACTTCGACCAAGTTAACCAATGCTTCAACTTCTCCGCCAATGACCCTTATTGCTGTAAATACCCCTGCTTTGCCGGGTGTAAGGCCATGCTGTGTTCCTCCATTTATCTCCCAATTCGAACGGGCAAAGTTATACCTGATCTCGAACGAAGGCCGGTAAGGTTCCATTCCGGCTCCAAGAAATAGCTGGTCCAAATCCATATCCTCCCGTGCATACGCGACAGGGTTTTGCTGCGGATTTCGATTTCTAACTGTTAGGCCTATACTTTGCATCAGATCCCTATAACTTTTGGCGGTTCCACCGCTTCTCAGTGCCGTGACCAGCTTGGCTGTAAATAAACCACCGTCATTCGTTTCCTGTGCTTTTTCCGAATCCTGCGCTGCCGCAAGGTGGACGTATCGTGCTATTTGTATCTGTGCCTTTCCATCTGAAATTTTATAAAAGCCGGGAGACTGGTAACCGATGTATTCTGTGAGCTTTATTTTGTTCCTGGACGAAGGAATAAACCGGTAGCGGCACCCGTCAATGCCGGTTACCATCTGCCTTGTATTATTGCCTGAGTGACAGCAATCCATGATGAGCAGCGCATGTACATCTTTATCCTGCAATGCATCCCAAATGAAGTAAGCCAGCTCTTTATCCAGAATATCGCGCGAAGCAGGGTTTAACGGGTCCCTGCTATCCACGCAAACAATGGTTTCATTTTGCTTATCGGGTTTGTTGTGCCAAAATTCCTCGGGTGCATCCACCTGCGAGCCGTGCCCGCTGAAATAGAACACGCAGATATCACCGTTCTTAGCTTGCTTCAAATGATTGAATGCTTTCTTTGAAACATTATCGAAGGTTGGCAATCCGTAAATTAGGTCAGTCCCCTGCTTTTCGTTATAGCCTTCGAGCCGCAAAAGGTCTGTTTCATCCGGTGCAAGCAAATAAAAGGGTTCGTATCGGAGTGCCCTGGTTTGCTGAGCGCACTGTTCTCTCAGCACCTGATCAATATCCAACACGTCCTTCACACAACCGCCTAACGGGGTTGTCGGATAGGCATTGATCCCAATAAGGGTAGCCCAAAGTGTACGGTTTTCAGACATAGCAATTCTGTTTTAGTTAGATGCCGCAACAATCTGTTCTATCATTTTTTTGACTTCGTCGGTACGAGGCAGGATATTTTCCTTAAAAAGCTTTTCAAAATCCATTTGAAGACGGGCGATCTGCCGGCGCGGGTTCCTAGAACTGCCTATAAACGAAATATAGGCATCCTTTGCCTCTTCCAATCTGTTCTGTCCAAGAAGCGCGTGAGCCAGGCTTATTTTCAGCTGGTTATCCAGAGGGTCTTTTTCCAGGCCTCCGGCCGCAGCCATTTCTGCCCTCCTGAAATCTTTTTTCAGCATGTATTGATCCGCAATGTTCTGGCATGCCTGGGCAATCCTGTAATTGAGTTCGGCATTATCCGGAATGTCGAGCTCGTAAAGATCCATAATGTCGCTTCTAAGCCGGGTGTTGAATGCAATGAGCGAATCTGCATCTTTTACTGTTCTTGTTTTGATCAGCACTTCGCCCCACCATACGTTTGCCTTGGCAACCGCGAGCGCAATATTGATTTCATCGTCTTCGGGAACTTCGCTGTGATATTTTTCCAGCGTATCCCGAAGCACGCGTTGCAAACTGATATACTTATTATTGTCGCTGTTACCGATCTGCCTGACCTGCGTAAGAATAGACTGCGGAAATTTCTGGTAGTCTTTAAAAAGAATGTCACAATCCTTTGGAAGCCATGACTTGATCTTTGCGACTTCCTGGGTAGAAATGCGATTACCCTCCAAATTGACATACCGTAAAGTGGTGAGCATTTTGACGTCTTCCGGCAAAGTCCTGAGCTGATTATTGGACAGATCCAGTTTGGCAATCTTCTGGAGGCGGCACATGCCATTCACCTGAAAAGAAGCAATTTCAGCTATCTGATTTCCTGACAAATTCACGGTTATCACATTATCCAGTTCTAAAAAACCCCTGGGAAAGCTAGTAAGGCCATTGTTTGTGAAACTCACCGATTCTAATTGCGGAAGCAGCCTTAACCGGCCGATCAACCTACGCGATAAGACACTATTATCCCTGTAATTGGGCTCAACAAAAAGAATCTTTAACTGTTTGTTCCCGATTATATTCTTGACATCGGCCCCATTTCGCAATGTCGTGATCAATGCTTCGCAGGTAGGATCGATGGTAAGCTGGCGGATGCTCCTGGCCAGCGGATACAGCGCTTTGGTTGTATCCAGCAAATATTCCTTTGCCTTTCCCGAAATATGATCGGCTTTAACCTGAGCGTAACCGTATTTCTGGCCAAATGGAGTCGCTTCACTGAATTTATAGCCAATAAGTGTATCACCCGCCATATTCACAAAGCCATAGCGGCCCTGCTTGAATGCCAGCGCATAACGGTTGTTGTAAAAGTAAAAGGCGTCTACAATCTTTTGTTTTAACAGGTTAACCATTTTGAGGCTATCCCTGCTCAGCTGGATTTTGATCGCTGCCTCTTTGGCTGCATTTTGGGAATCTATGGCGTCCTGCTTCTGCTTGTCAATCGCATTGTTTGTCCTTTTGAGCAATGCCTCGAAGGCTGTCGACTTTGCATTACAAATCAGGAGCGCAGCCTCACAATAATCCCTCGCGCGGGTATAATTGGAACTGTCAAAAGAAATCGTGGCTTCGGCCAGCATTTTCGCGCAGGTCGAATCTTCGTAGGGCTGATATTGCTGTCTTTTTTGACCAGCAGCGTCGTAAAAAGCCCATACAAATGTCAGAAGTAGGCAGTATTTCATAAATCTGATCGGGTTTCAAGCGTCGCATTGTCCTTTATTTTATTCCTTATCTCCTTATTGAGAGGATATTTCCTGGCCGCGTTAACCAGAATTGCCCTTTCCAGCTCATGGTTATCAAGGGCGTGCATCTTGTCGGCGGCACGCATGTACTTTTTCACTTCCTCACTGATACGCCGACTGTCTGACTGCGCTGCCCTGGCCTGTGCGCTCCTGACCAAATACAGTGTTCTCTCCAAACTATCCGCCGACGATAATGCCAGATCGTTCGCCACTTTCAGCTTCTGACTTATCTCTATTTGCTTATTATAGTTGTTTAGATTTTGCTGTTTTTCTTTTTCCAACAAGACGGTTATCTCCTTCTGCAAGGCAAGTGCTTCCTGCAAGTCCGCTTTGTTTTTGTAAAACTTCCCGCCGAAAATAATCGCGGCGATCAAGAAGCCAAGACAAAGCAGGCCGAGAATGTATGCGCGTTTTTTCCGCTTTTCAGAGCTTAGCAATGCTGTTTGGAGCTCGGTTACTTTCTTATCATTGTCATCCCGACTGAATTCAATGTAATCCAGAACAGGCTTTTCAAACTCCATCTTGCTTTTATACCTTTCATAGATCTCAATGAAGCCGGCTGACAAAAAACCGCTGTTGCTTTCCTGGAAGATCTGGTAGTTCGAAAGAATGCTTTGTTCTATGTTTCTGATCAGGACCTGCTCTGCTGTAAGGCCTTCCTGTACAATGGTGGCAAGAGAATCATGGGCAAGTTCCAGAAAAGAAGCCTCTTTTCTGATGATCCGCGCGCTTTCGAGCTCGTTCACATAATGGGATACCATTTCCAACTCCTCAAAATTCCCCATTTCCAACCTGATCATATTACCGTCGTTGACAGTATACTTCACAGGCTGCTTTGTTCCCTGTTGTGTTATGAAATTGCTGTAAAATTGCTGTTCAAAACCTTCCCAATCGGCATCGCTGAATTCTTGTGCAGGTCCATTCTGAAGCAGGGCCCTGATCTCAGCCTTTTTTTTGGTAAAATACCTTTTCAATACGTCCGAAACCTGGCCTACCTGGGTGAATATCCCCTCGCTGATCGTAACCTCAGGAATATTTCTTCCATACCACTCACCATTGCCGTGATCCACGGCGTAACTGTCCCTCCATAAATTATCCAGGTAAACCTGCAAGTATGCCAATTGTCTTTCAGCTCCCCCGGTAAGCAAATTTTCTATAATTTTTGAAACGGGAATTGCATTTCTGATATTGAATGCAAGGAATGTCTTCTCAACAACCTCCTCCACATCCTTCCGCGTCATAGGTTCTATTCTCAACCTGAAATCGAACAGATTGGGCAGATACGACTCATCTTCATAAGTGTATAGCTGCGCAATGTATTCCTCCCGGATGCAGAACAATATCTTGGTAGGAATATCCGTATCCAGGATCGTCTTGATCACTTTGAAGAACGCCGCGCGCTCTTCCTCTGCTTTCATCGCTAACTGACCGGATGATTCCTGGGCGGCAAGCGACTTGTTGGTAAAGATTTCTTCGAACTGGTCGAAAATCAGATAGATAGGACGCAGGTAATAATTATAAATGCGGTTCAGGCACTCCACCGGATCTTCCTCTATCTGACTGTCGCCGGGAATGAGATTTCTGAATTCGTTGCATAAGGACGTCAGTATGTGCTCATTTCTACGGATCGTAACCGGCAGCCAATCATGAAAAGTAAGCTTCTGCGAAAGCCCGCCTTTGATCAGACTTGTCTTACCCGTTCCCGATTTTCCGTAAATGAGAATGAGATTCGAGGAGTTTAGCAGTTCCCTGAGGACCGAAATTTCCGTGCTGCGTCCAAAGAACAGATCTTTATCTTCGGGCTGATAGGGGTCCAGAAATTTAAAAGGGCTCTTTAACATAATTCAAATGAATCTCTGTCTAACACTATTTTGGAAAGATCCAGGAACTGCTCTTCTAAGGCATAGTAGGCTTCATCGGATTTAATCAGTTTCAGCGTGGCATCGGCATTTGGCTGAATGAAGGTTCTGGGTTTAATGATGTAATTGGTTTCATCTGATTCGGAAATATCCCGGTAGACGATCTTCTGTTCGTTTTTGCTGAAAGCGATGGGATAAAACAGGGCTGTTGTCGTAGCTTTTTCGATAAAACAGTTCCAGTCGATCAGAAATGGATAAAGATTGAGGTAACCATTGTAATCCCTATTCAGGAATCGCTCTTTGTTCGTGAGTATCACCGTGTTACTCGTGTAGTAATCCAGGACGTTCCTCGGATAATCGTTGGCGGTCGGGCCCATGTACAGAAACAGCCTGTGCGCATACTTGGGCAATTTTTTTCGCCTGAACTGAATGAGGCTGATGTTACGAATTGATATAAGTCTGCACTTGCAGAAAATCAGAGAGAGCTTCACCCACAGCGCCAGCTTTTCCTCGATTTTCCCACAAATTTTCCGCGCTGTTCTCTCGTTTTGCAGATTGCTGAAATCGCTAAAAAACTGGATGGATTCCCGATAGGACTCTTCATCGCGTTGAATTTGACTATAAATATGATTGTTGATTTCGGCAGCAAATGAAAATTGTATTTCCGGCTGTTTCTCAACCAGTAATTTTAATGCAGATTTATAAAAGGTGAGCACATCCGAATCAAAAAGCAGCTTCGCACTGCTGACAATCTCCTCCATGAGCTGTTTATCGCCCGTTTCAGTATCCTGTTTATCAAAAACTTCCAGCAACTCAGCCACCAGCACGGCAGAAATAATCTTTCGGATCGTTTGATATGCCGAATGCATATGGTTTATCCTAAGCAGGAAAGGTGTTTTATTGAGAGAAATTCTGATCTCTTCTTCCGTTTCTTTTGTAAACAGCTTGCTGAGCTGCGACCCGATCGGCTGCGGAAAGGCGGAAAGAAATTTGTTTGCATGGAATTTGAACAGAACGTCATCATCGTGCGCCAGGTTATCACTGGGATACTCCTGAACCACATCAGGCAGCAACTGCAATAAAACACCGAATAACAAGATGTTAGGCTCGTAAGTTTTGGTTTCGTCCAGGGTGGCGGAGCTAAGCGCCGGGGCGCTTGAATCCTGGTAGGACACTATCCACTTGTTGTCTGAAATTTCTGGTTCGTCTGAACCCAAATCCCGGTTGACAGATTGCACACTAACAGCAGTAGTAGCATTAGCAGCTATCCTCGCTCTCTCGAATGACTCATTGAAAGCGCCATGATTTTGAAAAAAATGACGGTAAAATGTTATGGCAAAATCAGTGGCAGGCGTGTCGTTGATTTTCGAATTCGTCGCGACAATGCATGGTATATCCTGCTTTGTGTAAAATTGAAGCTGACCATCGGAATTGCAGCCGTTGAGTATCACCAATTTTAATGAATAGCAATAACTAAGTTGGTCTGCGATGCTTTCGGCTCGGGTATTGAACTGACGCGTTGCAAAATACTCATGATTGGAATGGCCACTGATGTGGAAAATGCAAAGGTCAGACTCATTTTCTGAAATTTCTTTCAGCACTTTATCCGGTGTGGGATCAATCACATCAATGTGCTTGAATTCACTGTGAAGATCCCGCATGATACGGGCAATCTCCTCCTTTTCCCGCACCAAGCTGGGAAGCAGCTCCTCAGTCTGGCTGAATGCAAATACAGTAATTAACACAGGTAGGCCCATATAGCATCAGATGAAGGTCTATGAATAGCAAGTGTATTAACCTGAACGGCTGGGTGGGGTTATTCGCAAACATTCCCGTTTTTGCAAGAATGCTTATCAACTTAAATTTAATAAACCTGCGTGTGGCGACCTATGTTTGCGCTTTTTACTTACTTAACGGTAGGATGTGTTGGGGGGACATTGGAGAAGGTTTACTTGATTCAAAGGCCCTCCGGAACTTCTTAGATAAACAAAGCTTTCTAGCTCTCTGTGAATCTGTCCTTTTAATCAATTGAGAATTGAGGGTATTCTTGATTGAAACTGCCTCCGGTTTTGTGAACGTTACAGATTGCACCAGCTTTACAGAGGCTGGGCTGGGATGCCGTGGAATATTGTAGAATTTTTAAGAGGGTATTGAGGATTGCTGATGTTTTTTCGAATAACATTCGCAGTCTATCTTTAGTAGCAACTTATTGACGTTTTGTAAACGTTTTGGGACTTGGTAGTTTTAGAGAGGGATTCGAACGGCTGACCTAAAACACTCACATCCAAGTATTTAGTATTTCCCTAAAAACTCATTCCATGATACACGAAACATCAAAAATCCCGCTCTACGCTAATTCAGTTAACCAGTTGGCTATCAAATGATTACAACTCCCTGCTTCTTAAAGTTAAAACTTTGATTTTAAAAGTCAAAAAAGTGATGCGTGATTCATGGAATTCTGAAACTAAAGCAAACGTTCTTACTATTGATCTTTTCATATTCTTGCTACATCCGGCGGTTTGACAAGCCCTATCACCAGGTCGCTTAAATGTTCGGTAGGCCGTCAGCAATAACTTTTTGACTTCCCCACTAGAAAGTGATAGTAATGGATGATTAAAATCGTATGCTCGGGAGTAAAGCTATCTCCTGGTTCCGCTAGCCAAGACGTTACTGCTGGTCAAAAACTTTGAGCTAACCGAATAACGAATTATATCCTTCATTTGACCTATTGCCCAAAGGCACGACTTGGCAAATAGGTTAAAAACAAAATCGAAAGCACTCTGTAACTTAAGACGCCAGCGCTCGAGAGCATGCTTTCGACGTAATACGGTTCTCCTGTGCTACGACATATGAATCACTTAGCATTAAACAATCGAAAAATCATTGACTGCCGGCGCTAGGAGCCTAAGAGTTACCTACACTGAGTTCCCGGAACTGATCGTTGCCAAGTATGTAAACATTTACAATCATCACGTATTGTCACGTTTTTCGAATGACTCAGGTAACAAAAGCATTCCAGTAGAAAGAGACGTCATGTACATATGATTCAACTAAATACCGTTAAATAAGAAAATAAAGTAATCCCGGTAAAATTGTGACAATTATATTACATTGTTGACAACTCGACCATACAATTAAAAGACGCCAGTTGAGAGCCATAATAAGGTCAATTAGAACCGATGTAATGCCTTTTCTCGAAATTCTTCCTGACAGGTATTTACTTTCTTGAATAACTCTGGTACTCCTGTTTGACGTTTTGTTATAAATCTGATTTTTTTAAACTGATATTTCTTACGCTCGATTTATAGAGACCCCAAATGACTGCAGTTTACACTATTACTAGACGTTATAACACAATGGGTCAACTATGTCAAAGGAAAAATTAGACTTTCTTTTTTCTGATTAAATAGATACAGCGAGTATATTGATCCAAATCTCGCTCAAAAATAAATGTAGTAGTCCAAATAATAGTAAAATTATTAACTATGTTGAGCCAGTTGATTATTTTTATTGCAATTATTCAAAATCCCTCAGCCAATCCGCAAATTGCAACTTTCCGAAATGCTGGATATGTTGTCAGATCTGAACAAAAACCTGTAATAGACACTCTAAAAAACGGAATAGAATCTACAAAACCCGTTGAGTACCTCGACTTTGTAAAAGACCATAATGTGGAGTTGAAAATATCAAAGGCCACGTTGATTGGAGTTTTATCAGAAAAGAAAAAGTACTATTTCTACATTAACAATGCGCCTCCTGCATTAGAAAAAATTGGAAATATAAAAAAAGACAGAAAAGAAAGCCGACGAAAAAAAAACTCCGCCTTTGACCTATCTCCACTGATCAGAGAAAAGTACAAGACAGATGCGGAATCGAGTTTAAAATTGACTATTTCAGTCAGTACTGATTCCTCAATGAAAATAATTATATCTCCATATTTAAAGAATACAATAGATTGGCAATAACTTCCCTCTAACTATAATTATCGTATGAAACAATCGTTTACATTATTACTACTACTGTTTATCTGCTCATCGGTTGTTCGAGGCCAAAAGGCTAAGGATATCTTAGAAGATGGAATACCTGTTCAAAGCGATGGAAGCATTTTTATTAAGTTTTCAGATAACTCAATCAAATATTATGCAGGTGACCTTCCAAAAAGAAGTTTATCAATTAAAGATTCGATAATATTTTTGCCAAAAAATAGCTCAATAAATGTTTTTATAAAGCCTCTAAATCCACTCAATTTTTCGTTTAATTCAGAAACAAAGATTGTGATTGATCAAATTGACGCGGACGCTGCCAATGCGCAAAAATCAATTCTAGAATTAAATTCAAAATTCAATGGTGCTGCGGCTAGATCGATGATTGCAACCGCAACTTGTCCCTTTGGAGGTTTAGAGTCTAGTTTAAAAAAGATTAAGGATTCGCTCGAGGTAGACACCAAACCGAAGATAGTAAAACTCTTCAAATCGCTGAAAGGTTTATCATTCAATTCTGAGGATCAAACAATTTCCACGTTGAATGATGTTGAAAAACAGATTGATGATCTGGATAAACATTATAAACGGATCGTTGCCGCAATAGCTACCTTTCGCGATGATGTAAAGAACTTCACATGCCCTGTTGCAACAGACAATCCATTCATCATTAAGTATATTTTTGATCAATTGGCCGCCGAAGCTGAGAGAGTTCAAGTAATGCAATATCGTCGAGTCAATAACCTAAAACGAGCCTATGATATCGTAAAAAAGGCTCAGGTCGATGCCAGTGAAGAAAAAGACGGATTGAGGTGGTGCACGTTCGTTAAAGAGGTTGAGATAGAAAAAGGTAAAATAAGTATATTTACTATAACAATTTATAAATCTGGTTTTAGATTATCGAATTCCGACGATGAATCTATCGAAGTCGACGAAATTATTGAAAATTCAAAAGTTGAAGTTACAAAAGCGACCATTAGGTTTAGAAGATTTCAAAGGTTTGTACCTGAAGTTTCCGCCGGAGTAGCCTATGTAGATTTAAGCTATCCTAAGTATGGTATCGATAAAGACGCAGCTTCTAACGAGCAAAGAGTCGTCAATTCAGGTAATGATAACATGAAAAGGATTAACATTACAGGCATGATAAACTACAATTATTTCATTCAAAATTCCCAGGTACACCCGTTTGTACAGTTGGGAGCAGGAGCAAATATTGATTTTCCAGTCTTATTAATAGGAGGAGGTCTTCGGTTTAATTTTGTTGGTGGAAGTCGATTGGCATTTGCTGGTGGAATCGCCTCCTCTTGGATAAAGTCGTTGGACAAACTCAAATTAGGCTCCGTTGTTAACAGTCAAGCGGATTTAGATAGTGATATAAGATATCAATTTGCCAAGCCAAAAGTATATTTTGGTGTTCAATTCGGGTTTTGAAGTTGGTTAGCGAAATGCAATTTTAAGTTTCGAAGGGTTACCAATAAAGCCGGGCGAGTAAAATATGGTAATGTTTGCAATAGATACTAACGAAAGAGTTATAATTTGATATACAAAGACCATTAGGTGATACATGAATTTTTAAATAGAGAAATTGCTCCGGTGCCGCCCCTATATGTAATGGAGCGATTTTGAATAGCCTCCATTGTAAACCGTATATCACAATCCAATCATAAAAGGTTTTTTTTCTTAACATAGTATACCCGAGGTGTTCCAGCTGATGATTTAAAGTTTAATATGCGTATTATTTTACTTCTGAATTTTTACCGATTTGGCAAATTTAAAGAAGGAGGTGTGGTCTTTGCAATTTATTGTTTGATTCAATGCAGATAACTCGAGCCGTTTCTTTACAATTCCTTCATTATTTTATAGAAATACTTTTGGATTTGAATTTTACTATATTTTTGTGTGAAGTCGGTTTAAAGGGAGGTGCAATGATGGGCGTTGCCGCGCCTTGCCATCTTATTTCTACCATGGAAGATGCGATTCAATACAGAAGAGAACTTGTGACTATTTTTTCATATTCAATATAGAGCCTAATGTTTTATAGCTATATAAACAGAAAGGGCAAGTTATATTCATCAAAGAGTTCTATAAATATAATTTATCAAAAATAAATCAGCGCAATGAAATTTTTAGAAAAAACGAACGTCGACGCAGCCCAGAGAGATCTCGGCAATGGGGGATACACTGTGCCGAATACTACAATTACCTGGTTGTCTATAATTTATATTGTCGTTAATATTACTGCCAATTCGTTAAACAGTTTTATATCAGGTATGCCTCAGAGAAATTATGAGAATAGAGCATTTGAGTTAAAACGGCAAAATTTCCAACTACAGGCGCTTCAAAGAGTCCTGGAGATAAGCGATGAAGAAGATAGAAGATTTTCTTTGGAGTTGCTTGTCAAAACAGGGATCCTTTCTGATAATAAGAATGGTATGTTGTTGGATTTTATTAAGCAAAGTAAAAAAATACCGCATTGGTCAGCTAGGTCACTTGAAC
Coding sequences:
- a CDS encoding leucine-rich repeat domain-containing protein; this encodes MKYCLLLTFVWAFYDAAGQKRQQYQPYEDSTCAKMLAEATISFDSSNYTRARDYCEAALLICNAKSTAFEALLKRTNNAIDKQKQDAIDSQNAAKEAAIKIQLSRDSLKMVNLLKQKIVDAFYFYNNRYALAFKQGRYGFVNMAGDTLIGYKFSEATPFGQKYGYAQVKADHISGKAKEYLLDTTKALYPLARSIRQLTIDPTCEALITTLRNGADVKNIIGNKQLKILFVEPNYRDNSVLSRRLIGRLRLLPQLESVSFTNNGLTSFPRGFLELDNVITVNLSGNQIAEIASFQVNGMCRLQKIAKLDLSNNQLRTLPEDVKMLTTLRYVNLEGNRISTQEVAKIKSWLPKDCDILFKDYQKFPQSILTQVRQIGNSDNNKYISLQRVLRDTLEKYHSEVPEDDEINIALAVAKANVWWGEVLIKTRTVKDADSLIAFNTRLRSDIMDLYELDIPDNAELNYRIAQACQNIADQYMLKKDFRRAEMAAAGGLEKDPLDNQLKISLAHALLGQNRLEEAKDAYISFIGSSRNPRRQIARLQMDFEKLFKENILPRTDEVKKMIEQIVAASN
- a CDS encoding nSTAND1 domain-containing NTPase, translated to MLKSPFKFLDPYQPEDKDLFFGRSTEISVLRELLNSSNLILIYGKSGTGKTSLIKGGLSQKLTFHDWLPVTIRRNEHILTSLCNEFRNLIPGDSQIEEDPVECLNRIYNYYLRPIYLIFDQFEEIFTNKSLAAQESSGQLAMKAEEERAAFFKVIKTILDTDIPTKILFCIREEYIAQLYTYEDESYLPNLFDFRLRIEPMTRKDVEEVVEKTFLAFNIRNAIPVSKIIENLLTGGAERQLAYLQVYLDNLWRDSYAVDHGNGEWYGRNIPEVTISEGIFTQVGQVSDVLKRYFTKKKAEIRALLQNGPAQEFSDADWEGFEQQFYSNFITQQGTKQPVKYTVNDGNMIRLEMGNFEELEMVSHYVNELESARIIRKEASFLELAHDSLATIVQEGLTAEQVLIRNIEQSILSNYQIFQESNSGFLSAGFIEIYERYKSKMEFEKPVLDYIEFSRDDNDKKVTELQTALLSSEKRKKRAYILGLLCLGFLIAAIIFGGKFYKNKADLQEALALQKEITVLLEKEKQQNLNNYNKQIEISQKLKVANDLALSSADSLERTLYLVRSAQARAAQSDSRRISEEVKKYMRAADKMHALDNHELERAILVNAARKYPLNKEIRNKIKDNATLETRSDL
- a CDS encoding CHAT domain-containing protein, translated to MLITVFAFSQTEELLPSLVREKEEIARIMRDLHSEFKHIDVIDPTPDKVLKEISENESDLCIFHISGHSNHEYFATRQFNTRAESIADQLSYCYSLKLVILNGCNSDGQLQFYTKQDIPCIVATNSKINDTPATDFAITFYRHFFQNHGAFNESFERARIAANATTAVSVQSVNRDLGSDEPEISDNKWIVSYQDSSAPALSSATLDETKTYEPNILLFGVLLQLLPDVVQEYPSDNLAHDDDVLFKFHANKFLSAFPQPIGSQLSKLFTKETEEEIRISLNKTPFLLRINHMHSAYQTIRKIISAVLVAELLEVFDKQDTETGDKQLMEEIVSSAKLLFDSDVLTFYKSALKLLVEKQPEIQFSFAAEINNHIYSQIQRDEESYRESIQFFSDFSNLQNERTARKICGKIEEKLALWVKLSLIFCKCRLISIRNISLIQFRRKKLPKYAHRLFLYMGPTANDYPRNVLDYYTSNTVILTNKERFLNRDYNGYLNLYPFLIDWNCFIEKATTTALFYPIAFSKNEQKIVYRDISESDETNYIIKPRTFIQPNADATLKLIKSDEAYYALEEQFLDLSKIVLDRDSFELC